Proteins from one Malaya genurostris strain Urasoe2022 chromosome 2, Malgen_1.1, whole genome shotgun sequence genomic window:
- the LOC131432166 gene encoding carboxypeptidase N subunit 2-like — MKPSYAWIVAVMALICASSVEAYLCMCSPNSCVLIHPNTDFFENAESFCSTFRTAAHDISIIKLMDTKLTSKAFTKFPNMTSLEIFQGQLAKFNSDTFNGAGKLTKLVIRGNSLTSLEDYTFKGADSMKDLMISANPLSTISENAFANLHQLEILILAHGEISSLPSKLFQNNRMLKVISLNSNKIASIDATVFNGLDELAKLELADNRLAAFDFEFLKASVIVLNNNSLEHLVINEHCSTVYANNNNIRTISVEGKNVVKLSLINNRISDISNLTKLENLTSLSLGSNTLDPNTVFSSMTSLEELMLQSTSLSLSPATFANLANLKILDLSYNNMTEADFKIFGSQSSLQILSYVGNQIKNFNYLEAREYLPRLRVLEICKNGWNSSYFENNVARMRKFQISPDMHGFATHFLFRDDYINMCSEKLFPDYNYDDYPEPPADADVEDEIKQSYSTTTTTSTTTVAPITSTRPASSSSSSSATERSTVDPNHSFERHHVIEYNTNTAVPVMIAEPEKAASPLFVTFQVLVYVLSIVGLVALITVGYLWKIRQLDVQRLASAADAVRLI, encoded by the exons ATGAAGCCATCTTACGCTTG GATTGTTGCCGTGATGGCGCTGATTTGCGCTAGTTCGGTTGAGGCTTATCTCTGTATGTGTTCGCCGAACAGTTGCGTATTGATTCACCCGAATACGGATTTTTTCGAGAATGCAGAAAGCTTCTGTTCGACCTTCCGCACGGCCGCCCATGACATCTCTATTATTAAGCTGATGGACACCAAACTAACGTCCAAAGCATTCACAAAGTTCCCGAATATGACTTCGCTGGAAATTTTTCAAGGTCAGCTGGCGAAATTCAACTCCGACACATTCAACGGTGCGGGAAAACTGACGAAGCTGGTGATAAGGGGAAACAGTTTAACTAGCCTGGAGGATTACACCTTCAAGGGAGCCGACAGCATGAAGGATCTCATGATTTCTGCTAATCCGCTGAGTACGATTTCCGAGAACGCATTCGCCAATCTGCACCAGTTGGAAATTTTGATCTTGGCTCACGGAGAGATCTCGTCTTTGCCAAGCAAACTTTTCCAGAACAATCGTATGCTGAAGGTGATTTCCTTGAACAGCAACAAGATAGCGTCGATCGATGCGACGGTTTTCAATGGGTTGGATGAACTCGCGAAGTTGGAACTGGCGGACAATCGACTGGCAGCGTTTGATTTTGAGTTTCTGAAGGCATCGGTTATTGTTTTGAACAATAACAGTTTGGAACATTTGGTTATCAACGAGCACTGCAGTACGGTGTATGCCAACAATAACAATATCCGGACGATTAGCGTCGAAGGAAAAAATGTTGTCAAACTATCGCTCATCAATAATCGTATCAGTGATATCAGTAATCTAACGAAGTTGGAGAACTTAACCAGTTTATCTTTGGGAAGTAACACTCTGGATCCGAATACTGTGTTCAGCTCGATGACGTCGTTGGAGGAATTGATGTTACAATCGACTTCGCTCAGTCTGTCTCCGGCCACTTTTGCAAATCTGGCAAATTTGAAGATATTGGATTTATCGTATAACAACATGACTGAGGCAGATTTCAAAATCTTCGGATCCCAAAGCTCTCTCCAAATTCTGAGTTACGttggaaatcaaataaaaaatttcaactaTCTGGAGGCCAGAGAGTATCTGCCTCGTTTGCGGGTGCTGGAGATTTGTAAAAACGGATGGAACAGCTCCTACTTCGAGAATAACGTGGCCAGAATGAGAAAATTCCAGATTAGTCCGGATATGCATGGATTTGCCACGCACTTCTTGTTCCGTGATGACTACATCAACATGTGCTCTGAGAAACTGTTTCCGGATTATAACTACGACGATTATCCGGAACCTCCGGCCGATGCGGACGTAGAAGATGAGATCAAACAATCTTACTCCACGACAACGACTACCAGCACCACTACGGTTGCACCGATAACTTCGACGCGTCCTGCATCgtcttcatcatcatcatcagcgacGGAACGATCAACCGTTGATCCTAACCATTCTTTCGAGCGCCATCACGTTATCGAGTACAACACAAATACGGCCGTTCCAGTTATGATCGCCGAACCGGAGAAGGCAGCGTCACCACTCTTCGTCACATTCCAAGTGCTGGTTTACGTTTTATCCATAGTCGGGTTAGTAGCGCTGATTACCGTGGGTTATCTGTGGAAAATACGGCAACTGGATGTGCAAAGATTGGCATCGGCGGCCGATGCCGTGCGATTGATTTGA
- the LOC131430758 gene encoding chaoptin-like, producing MSALWVIIICGVLAVIGQVLSTGNDDFVDACFGKEGDKPPHCEYIDFDDVFESSDIKFNWSFITKLTISNKRIIGIPTRMFESLPNLESFVVVNSLFYREIDSNSFIDCHKLEHIEITGTNITFLDSHLFPKTPNLKQFLCHHNKIVDIKHDAFEFLVDLEELNLSYNNLSRLPSGVFHRLKHLKTLDLNHNRLVLLSFDSWFPPDGVHSLAYLDASYNQLIELAWSEITVKKVNLKYNNLTSIHISGNCTELHASFNSIESVTVGGNCSIEKLYLAHNYIHGFSDLRKCSETLRTLDISFNVLQRRFDFLGMKQLTALNVECTNITIEYTTLHDLRKLRFLDISYNNIKKIDFENLTSQRLLERLMISGNPVGNISISSIKRNFPNLKTLGIYDLPWNESSLSVAIEDLKKHDIKPYIKNDYLFEESVCPLKVVRNFSGTGDDREESAASSTGSGSDKTVEYVVIVLLVLIVCGLMSKLFVDSRYYRELFKDRGRRSSISHESLVSCDLNG from the exons ATGAGTGCCCTTTG GGTCATCATCATCTGCGGTGTTTTAGCTGTCATTGGACAGGTGCTGAGTACCGGAAACGATGATTTCGTTGATGCTTGCTTCGGAAAGGAAGGTGATAAGCCGCCTCATTGTGAATACATTGACTTCGACGATGTATTCGAAAGTTCTGATATTAAATTTAACTGGAGTTTTATCACGAAACTAACGATCAGTAACAAGCGGATCATTGGAATTCCGACGCGCATGTTCGAATCACTACCGAATTTGGAAAGCTTCGTGGTGGTAAATAGCTTATTTTATCGGGAGATCGATTCAAACAGTTTCATCGATTGTCACAAACTGGAACATATTGAAATCACGGGAACCAATATCACCTTTCTCGACAGTCATCTGTTCCCGAAGACGCCAAATTTGAAGCAGTTTCTTTGTCATCACAACAAAATAGTTGACATCAAACATGATGCATTTGAGTTTCTCGTTGACTTGGAGGAACTGAATTTGTCCTACAACAACCTGTCGCGTTTACCCAGCGGAGTGTTTCACCGGttgaaacatttgaaaacgtTGGATTTGAACCACAATCGTTTGGTTCTGCTGAGTTTCGATAGCTGGTTTCCACCGGACGGTGTACATTCGTTGGCATATTTGGATGCGTCCTACAACCAGCTCATAGAGCTAGCCTGGAGCGAAATCACCGTAAAGAAAGTCAACCTAAAGTACAACAACTTAACGAGCATTCATATCAGCGGCAATTGCACGGAACTTCACGCTTCTTTCAACTCGATTGAATCCGTTACCGTCGGTGGCAAttgttcaattgaaaaattatatcTCGCACACAACTACATCCACGGTTTCAGTGATCTTCGGAAGTGTTCGGAAACGTTACGCACACTGGACATCTCGTTCAACGTTCTACAGCGGCGTTTCGATTTTCTCGGTATGAAACAGCTGACGGCACTGAACGTCGAATGCACCAACATTACCATCGAGTACACAACCCTTCACGACCTGCGGAAGCTGCGCTTTCTGGACATCTCCTACAACAACATCAAGAAGATCGATTTCGAGAATCTTACTTCGCAGCGATTGCTGGAGCGGCTGATGATCAGCGGTAATCCGGTGGGGAACATTTCGATCAGTTCGATCAAGCGAAACTTCCCCAACTTGAAAACACTGGGAATCTACGACCTACCGTGGAACGAATCATCCCTGTCGGTAGCAATCGAGGACTTGAAAAAGCATGACATAAAGCCGTACATCAAAAACGATTATCTCTTCGAAGAGTCCGTATGTCCGCTGAAAGTAGTGCGTAATTTTAGCGGAACGGGTGATGATCGTGAAGAATCGGCGGCTTCTAGCACCGGCTCTGGCAGTGATAAGACGGTGGAATATGTCGTGATAGTGCTTCTGGTGTTGATCGTTTGCGGGTTGATGTCCAAATTGTTTGTTGATAGTCGCTACTACCGGGAGCTGTTTAAGGATCGCGGTCGCCGATCATCGATTTCGCATGAAAGCCTAGTGAGCTGTGATTTAAATGGTTGA